The sequence below is a genomic window from Sorangiineae bacterium MSr12523.
TCCTTCGTTACCGACGGCGTTGGAACGTCCGATGCTCTTCGCCTGGAGGGATCACTCGCAACGCGCGCGAAATGCACATAAGTTCCTCACTTTCACGAAGGTGGCGTGCGTTGCGATTCTGCTCCGTCAACCCATGGTTCGCGGAGCCGGGCTTTCGTCGACACCGAGCAAGCGGTGGCGACGCCAACCATCTCGAGCGAGCCACGTTCGCGCAGGTTGCACAGGTGGCGAGAGTCCAGCGTTGCCATCGAGATCGCGCAGTGCGTACTCGAAAAAGACGTCTTTTCGCCATCCGTCGAACCAGCCGGCGGACGAACGCGGATCGAGCCAGGCGGGGGATGCTTGGTGCTTTCGATGATTCATGAGCACGTAGAGAAGCGCGTTGCGAACCTCTCGGGGACGTG
It includes:
- a CDS encoding transposase, with protein sequence MHFSVQDDHVHLIVEAQDKVSLSRGMRGLAIRLARAINRGLMRRGPVWKERYHAHALTRPREVRNALLYVLMNHRKHQASPAWLDPRSSAGWFDGWRKDVFFEYALRDLDGNAGLSPPVQPARTWLARDGWRRHRLLGVDESPAPRTMG